In Triplophysa rosa linkage group LG2, Trosa_1v2, whole genome shotgun sequence, the genomic window tgaaatatttactacaatataaattatttgaatTTGCCACTTTTGCACTAAGCTCTCTTGATAGAGCAGTACACCGTAACCCTttaacacgcacgcacgcacgcgcacacacacacacaattaatatacagtattacgtAAAAAAAACAAGCCTTTAGTTACAATTAGAGCCATGTTGAAAGGTGATATGAAAACAGTTTTGTGACTTCAGGGGACTTTCTGGTGTCTGACACAGATTTAGCAAATCTTTTGTTTGCTACTTTTTTTTGCCTGCTTGTAAGATGTATTCCattatgtcattttttatgtgaACGTGTATAAGGAGTTGATGTTTATTATGTAGAGCTgacaattgtttttatttatttattaggcctatatacatttttattcatctgTATAATAGAACAGAAAACATGGATTTCCACTCACAGAAACGACTGTAATGttgcatatatactgtaaaaggGAAGGGGGTAGATGGTTAATGATGTGATACAATTGGAAATCTTTGTAGCTATTGCGtttatttcattattgtgttttcTGCCTTGTTTTAGCATatccgtttatttattttatagcagTATTATGAGTTCACCAGTCTGTCAGTAGAAAACAGAAGCTGTTGGCCTACATTTTCTATCAACCTTTCTCATGCAAACTGCCTTgggaatgtttttggtttaataacatttaatcattttccATGCATCATATTGAAAAAgatttgcatgttaaaatgacAGCCTGCAGATATCTTCTATTTTTTACTAGTTCCCTAGTATTTAATACAGATGTATTTATCAGCTGATCACAGCTGTCGTACTTTACAAGTGTTTCGTTTGTTTTCTCTCCAGTAGTGACGGAAAAAACTCGGACCATGCATGTCCTAATCTTGCCAAATGTGTCAGAGATTCATGTTTACATTTGCTGGCTCCTGTTTTTTGGATTGTGCTGATCTGCTGAATATTTCACAGACTTCTAAATTTTGTACAATTTCTGTACGAACGTGTtagaatgaataaatgctgcatgCAGCCAGAAACGATGTGgctgtattattatttacaaatggATATTAATCAATGAATGTGTTCGTGCTTGCCGCTGCCCCCGGTGGCCGTTAGCGGTATTGCAACGAGGCTGtatcaaaatattaaatgattcgaATAAAAGCGTAGTTGTGATTTTTACTGCAGGAAGATGTCATATGTAAATAGTATGCAGTATTGATAAACTATATTATCCTAACTTTACCAGAACATGATTAGCAATTTTTGTGGTGGCCCACGTGAAAAAACTACTTTATAAAGACTTTTATAAAAGTACACCGGTACAGATATTTCTTTAACACTTCCTAGTTTGGGAAACTGGacaatattatttctttttcattctatatatatttttgtgttttattttaaatcccAGTTTATAAATTAAGAGCTTTATTTTGTAATTACAGGATCAACAGATTTCCCCATTACAGTAAATGACGAATTTGAATAATTGCTTGTTATTACAGTAGCCATAGATCATCATACCATATGTtacataatttcattttttaatgtctTGCACACAGATATATCAAAGAATATGAAATACACAGCCACCATCTAGCGACTCTCAACAACCGTCGACTGGCGTTGCTGTTTGagtttatctttatttatttgtgtttgtctCCACCTCGCCCGGGTCCAACGCCCATGATTTTCCACCACCTCGCGTAACAGGCCTATGGATGTGTGCTCCAGACTGGCGTCTTTTGGAGAATCTCAAACATGAGGTCTGGTATCATTCTTCTGGACCGTCTGATCGTTCTTCTGAGCCCTCGCTGCGTTCTCATCTCGCCTGGACTGCTTTCTCAATTCTGACCTTTTCAGGTCACGCCGTCTCTTTTTCGCAATGCTCGGAGTTTTCTTCACATCATCTGCATTGTTTATCTTCTCTCCTGAATCGCTGCCACCAGATGATGGATGAAGGACGGTGAACAGTTGAGAGCGGGCATCACTCTCATCAATAGGTGAGTTTTGGGAAAATAAGTCTGACCTCCGAGTTTCCGCTGTTGATATGGTTCTGACATCCATCCCTGGTGATGTATTCCCAGACAAGGAGGACTCCTGGGCATTGAAATGTAGGATTTTCCGAGTGCAGGACTTAACGTTTCCCCAGCGAGTGTCTCCATCAATAACATCATCTCGTGGGAGTGCGTTTTCTGGTAAAAACTCGAGAGCGTTGAACTGTGGGGCAATGGGGAGGGTTGTGGGATAAACGCTGTGCTGAAACGGCATGTAACCGGTTACAAATATAAGTTTGGGAAAGACATTGAGCACGTGCTGGTTTTGTACCCACTGCTTCTTCCATTGAACTGCAGTCGGGGGCCAGGTAAGAACACGTCGAATGGATCGTAAAGGTCCTGATCTGTTCCCGTCTGGAGCGGTGTTTCGTTCAACCACAGAGGTCTGCTTTTCTAGATCTGCACCGATGGTGAGGTAAGGTAAGTTCTCCGCGTTCTCCATAACCTGGTCAGTGCTACGTTCTCCATGTGGAATAGCTCGGTTTGCTTCTGCACCTTCTATTAAGTCACAATCAAGTCGTTCCTCATAAGTATTCACCTCACTGTCCATACTTGTTCCAGCTTTAGTCTCATCAGTTTCTTTATCTAGTCCATCGTCACGTGACCCCAGCTTCTCCGTGGCGTTACTGACCTCATCCTTCAAGCTTGTGTTTTGCTCATCCAACTCTATTCTCATTTGTCCATCATTCTTATGCTCCACCCCGTCACACACACCAGCATTCCCTCTCACATTTTCCTCCCGATGTTCTGATCTCACGCATCCATCGTAATACTCATCTTGCTTCATTGTGCGGACTTTTTCAGTGTCCGCGTCTGTCTCCATCTCTTTCCAAAACGTCTCCGTCATGCAGAGAATTGGACCTGCGGAGCTGACGCGCTTAATGGGTTCTCTGCATTGATAGATCCCTgaagaataaatgtaattaatctggGACATCATCTCATCTGCAGCTCTGGTCTGGTGTGACCTCGGGAACATCTGTGTTGTGGTGGTTTCTGTTGGTTCAAGAATTTTAGATTGAACTCCTCCTCTGTTGTTCTTtgttgtttctctctctgtggtCGCTGG contains:
- the LOC130547395 gene encoding uncharacterized protein LOC130547395 isoform X3 — translated: MFKWIHLFIFFPFFCLALLVLIVFQCIHVAWLQSCIDTETDYVCKEIPRDYPAGLTSLILFVSDLGEINSSMFNSTNLTSVTSLTMTQAGVTAVAPQTFDKFLNLKTLILDSNHLSHVSSEWFSHPDALETLRLSNNQITTLDRNSLFGMTNLLALNLSRNYIYTITRTSFMGMSKLRQLDLSNNNLTNLSVDVLRPLNGTKIRLDGNRWDCSCSVQDFANFLRGLQNASLLENEMMVSCRSPPELKDKPVWQVPECNIQTTEHPTTTNPVTGRPATGGPTSTTKSLPMKPSTLISLIVLYHRKRERKHLQAIKPSPATTERETTKNNRGGVQSKILEPTETTTTQMFPRSHQTRAADEMMSQINYIYSSGIYQCREPIKRVSSAGPILCMTETFWKEMETDADTEKVRTMKQDEYYDGCVRSEHREENVRGNAGVCDGVEHKNDGQMRIELDEQNTSLKDEVSNATEKLGSRDDGLDKETDETKAGTSMDSEVNTYEERLDCDLIEGAEANRAIPHGERSTDQVMENAENLPYLTIGADLEKQTSVVERNTAPDGNRSGPLRSIRRVLTWPPTAVQWKKQWVQNQHVLNVFPKLIFVTGYMPFQHSVYPTTLPIAPQFNALEFLPENALPRDDVIDGDTRWGNVKSCTRKILHFNAQESSLSGNTSPGMDVRTISTAETRRSDLFSQNSPIDESDARSQLFTVLHPSSGGSDSGEKINNADDVKKTPSIAKKRRRDLKRSELRKQSRRDENAARAQKNDQTVQKNDTRPHV
- the LOC130547395 gene encoding uncharacterized protein LOC130547395 isoform X4 gives rise to the protein MFKWIHLFIFFPFFCLALLVLIVFQCIHVAWLQSCIDTETDYVCKEIPRGEINSSMFNSTNLTSVTSLTMTQAGVTAVAPQTFDKFLNLKTLILDSNHLSHVSSEWFSHPDALETLRLSNNQITTLDRNSLFGMTNLLALNLSRNYIYTITRTSFMGMSKLRQLDLSNNNLTNLSVDVLRPLNGTKIRLDGNRWDCSCSVQDFANFLRGLQNASLLENEMMVSCRSPPELKDKPVWQVPECNIQTTEHPTTTNPVTGRPATGGPTSTTKSLPMKPSTLISLIVVLCALVLVICVLSVLYHRKRERKHLQAIKPSPATTERETTKNNRGGVQSKILEPTETTTTQMFPRSHQTRAADEMMSQINYIYSSGIYQCREPIKRVSSAGPILCMTETFWKEMETDADTEKVRTMKQDEYYDGCVRSEHREENVRGNAGVCDGVEHKNDGQMRIELDEQNTSLKDEVSNATEKLGSRDDGLDKETDETKAGTSMDSEVNTYEERLDCDLIEGAEANRAIPHGERSTDQVMENAENLPYLTIGADLEKQTSVVERNTAPDGNRSGPLRSIRRVLTWPPTAVQWKKQWVQNQHVLNVFPKLIFVTGYMPFQHSVYPTTLPIAPQFNALEFLPENALPRDDVIDGDTRWGNVKSCTRKILHFNAQESSLSGNTSPGMDVRTISTAETRRSDLFSQNSPIDESDARSQLFTVLHPSSGGSDSGEKINNADDVKKTPSIAKKRRRDLKRSELRKQSRRDENAARAQKNDQTVQKNDTRPHV
- the LOC130547395 gene encoding uncharacterized protein LOC130547395 isoform X1, encoding MFKWIHLFIFFPFFCLALLVLIVFQCIHVAWLQSCIDTETDYVCKEIPRDYPAGLTSLILFVSDLGEINSSMFNSTNLTSVTSLTMTQAGVTAVAPQTFDKFLNLKTLILDSNHLSHVSSEWFSHPDALETLRLSNNQITTLDRNSLFGMTNLLALNLSRNYIYTITRTSFMGMSKLRQLDLSNNNLTNLSVDVLRPLNGTKIRLDGNRWDCSCSVQDFANFLRGLQNASLLENEMMVSCRSPPELKDKPVWQVPECNIQTTEHPTTTNPVTGRPATGGPTSTTKSLPMKPSTLISLIVVLCALVLVICVLSVLYHRKRERKHLQAIKPSPATTERETTKNNRGGVQSKILEPTETTTTQMFPRSHQTRAADEMMSQINYIYSSGIYQCREPIKRVSSAGPILCMTETFWKEMETDADTEKVRTMKQDEYYDGCVRSEHREENVRGNAGVCDGVEHKNDGQMRIELDEQNTSLKDEVSNATEKLGSRDDGLDKETDETKAGTSMDSEVNTYEERLDCDLIEGAEANRAIPHGERSTDQVMENAENLPYLTIGADLEKQTSVVERNTAPDGNRSGPLRSIRRVLTWPPTAVQWKKQWVQNQHVLNVFPKLIFVTGYMPFQHSVYPTTLPIAPQFNALEFLPENALPRDDVIDGDTRWGNVKSCTRKILHFNAQESSLSGNTSPGMDVRTISTAETRRSDLFSQNSPIDESDARSQLFTVLHPSSGGSDSGEKINNADDVKKTPSIAKKRRRDLKRSELRKQSRRDENAARAQKNDQTVQKNDTRPHV
- the LOC130547395 gene encoding uncharacterized protein LOC130547395 isoform X2; this translates as MFFKMHALLVLIVFQCIHVAWLQSCIDTETDYVCKEIPRDYPAGLTSLILFVSDLGEINSSMFNSTNLTSVTSLTMTQAGVTAVAPQTFDKFLNLKTLILDSNHLSHVSSEWFSHPDALETLRLSNNQITTLDRNSLFGMTNLLALNLSRNYIYTITRTSFMGMSKLRQLDLSNNNLTNLSVDVLRPLNGTKIRLDGNRWDCSCSVQDFANFLRGLQNASLLENEMMVSCRSPPELKDKPVWQVPECNIQTTEHPTTTNPVTGRPATGGPTSTTKSLPMKPSTLISLIVVLCALVLVICVLSVLYHRKRERKHLQAIKPSPATTERETTKNNRGGVQSKILEPTETTTTQMFPRSHQTRAADEMMSQINYIYSSGIYQCREPIKRVSSAGPILCMTETFWKEMETDADTEKVRTMKQDEYYDGCVRSEHREENVRGNAGVCDGVEHKNDGQMRIELDEQNTSLKDEVSNATEKLGSRDDGLDKETDETKAGTSMDSEVNTYEERLDCDLIEGAEANRAIPHGERSTDQVMENAENLPYLTIGADLEKQTSVVERNTAPDGNRSGPLRSIRRVLTWPPTAVQWKKQWVQNQHVLNVFPKLIFVTGYMPFQHSVYPTTLPIAPQFNALEFLPENALPRDDVIDGDTRWGNVKSCTRKILHFNAQESSLSGNTSPGMDVRTISTAETRRSDLFSQNSPIDESDARSQLFTVLHPSSGGSDSGEKINNADDVKKTPSIAKKRRRDLKRSELRKQSRRDENAARAQKNDQTVQKNDTRPHV